One Calonectris borealis chromosome 15, bCalBor7.hap1.2, whole genome shotgun sequence DNA segment encodes these proteins:
- the LOC142088948 gene encoding protocadherin beta-15-like, which yields MGIRESRLVRKRQVILFILCVCVCQSGAETLRYSLAEEMERDAFVANIAKDLEVPPSQLAARKARLVSEGNEQLFRLSQNTGVLTAKESLDREEICPQSETCTLLFQIFFENPLQLIRGEVQVRDVNDNSPVFPEKEMVLEILETTSPGSRFHLESAQDKDVGSNGLQNYSLGSNAHFSLALGTGKDGVQYVELVLERQLDREEQRELNLLLTATDGGSPPRSGTAQVRIVVLDANDNIPVFGRELYEVRLTENSPPELLVVRVAAADPDEGSNGKVRYAFTQTSERSRQLFELNPASGEIRVAGNLDFEEAKNHKMVVRATDGGGLSAHCKVQVEVLDVNDNAPEIALTSLTASIPEDAPPRTLVALFSVRDRDSGDNGRTECAIDGDLPFSLTPTVDNYYELRTKAALDRERTAEYNITVTATDWGTTRLSSRESLFVQISDVNDNPPEFSQEMYTLSVPENNSPMLRIGSVKATDADAGKNARVNYALVRQEGKEQPDVSVNSDSGDVYILRPLDYEEVRAFEVAVRAADGGSPPLSAQAVLRVVVRDENDNAPVVLHPPPDSSAAAGELVPRWARAGYLVAKVVAVDADAGQNAWLSYELAKATEPGLFRVGLHSGEVRTARAVAERDAPRQRLVVLVRDRGQPPRSASATLGIALVDGFSDAHLRVSEEAPAAEPDGPLTLYLVASLACVSALFLATAVAAVVVKVRRAWRSEAESLPTFPKAATESNAGSLPRSYVYDVCFAAGTVNSEFRFLRPLLPCFPAGAERVSEPLAVPPTRIRHGSAAPQGLTDRASLHPALGPKYSR from the exons atggggatcagggaatctcggttggtgcg CAAGAGGCAAGTGATCTTGTTTATTCTGTGCGTTTGCGTGTGCCAGAGCGGGGCCGAAACCCTCCGCTATTCTCTGGcggaggagatggagagggacGCCTTTGTCGCCAATATTGCAAAGGACCTGGAGGTTCCTCCGAGCCAGCTCGCGGCTCGCAAGGCCCGCCTTGTGTCCGAGGGGAACGAGCAGCTTTTCCGCCTCAGTCAAAACACCGGAGTCCTGACGGCAAAGGAGTCGCTGGACCGGGAGGAGATCTGTCCGCAGAGCGAGACCTGCACACTCCTCTTCCAGATATTCTTTGAAAATCCGTTGCAGCTGATCCGAGGGGAGGTGCAGGTTCGTGACGTGAACGACAACTCCCCCGTGTTCCCGGAGAAAGAGATGGTTTTAGAGATTCTGGAAACGACGTCTCCCGGGTCCCGTTTCCATCTCGAAAGCGCCCAGGACAAGGACGTGGGCAGCAATGGCTTGCAGAACTACAGCCTCGGGTCCAATGCGCATTTCTCCCTCGCTCTCGGAACAGGGAAAGACGGCGTACAATACGTGGAGCTCGTCCTAGAGCGGCAGCTGGACCGCGAAGAGCAGCGAGAACTGAATTTACTCCTCACCGCCACCGACGGGGGCTCGCCACCCAGGTCGGGCACAGCTCAGGTCCGGATCGTGGTGCTGGATGCCAATGACAACATCCCGGTCTTCGGTCGGGAGCTCTACGAGGTGCGCCTGACCGAGAACAGCCCCCCGGAGCTGCTGGTGGTCAGAGTCGCGGCCGCGGATCCCGACGAAGGGTCGAACGGGAAGGTGCGGTACGCCTTCACCCAGACATCGGAGCGGTCCCGGCAGCTCTTCGAGCTGAACCCTGCCAGTGGGGAGATACGGGTGGCGGGCAACCTGGACTTCGAGGAAGCGAAAAACCACAAGATGGTGGTGAGGGCCACCGACGGCGGGGGGCTGTCTGCGCATTGCAAAGTGCAGGTGGAGGTCCTGGACGTGAATGACAACGCCCCGGAGATCGCGCTCACCTCCCTCACCGCCTCCATTCCCGAGGACGCCCCGCCCCGCACCCTGGTGGCCCTGTTCAGTGTGCGGGACCGGGACTCCGGGGACAACGGCAGGACGGAGTGCGCGATCGACGGGGACTTGCCCTTCAGTCTCACCCCGACTGTCGATAATTACTACGAACTGCGAACAAAGGCGGCGCTGGACAGGGAGAGGACGGCGGAGTATAACATCACCGTCACGGCCACGGACTGGGGCACGACGCGGCTGAGCTCTCGGGAAAGCCTCTTCGTGCAGATATCGGACGTGAACGACAATCCGCCAGAGTTCAGCCAGGAGATGTACACCCTGTCGGTCCCGGAGAACAACAGCCCCATGCTCCGGATCGGCAGCGTGAAGGCCACGGACGCCGACGCGGGAAAAAACGCCCGCGTAAACTACGCGCTGGTGCGGCAGGAGGGCAAGGAGCAGCCCGACGTGTCGGTCAACTCCGACAGCGGGGACGTTTACATCCTCCGCCCGCTGGACTACGAGGAGGTGCGCGCCTTCGAGGTGGCGGTGCGCGCTGCCGACGGCGGCTCGCCGCCGCTCAGCGCCCAGGCGGTGCTGCGCGTGGTGGTGCGggacgagaacgacaacgcgcccgtgGTGCTGCACCCGCCCCCCGacagcagcgcggcggcgggcgagcTGGTGCCGCGCTGGGCGCGGGCGGGCTACctggtggccaaggtggtggcggtggacgcGGACGCGGGGCAGAACGCGTGGCTGTCGTACGAGCTGGCCAAGGCGACGGAGCCGGGgctgttccgcgtggggctgcacagcggcGAGGTGCGCACGGCGCGGGCCGTGGCGGAGCGCGACGCGCCCCGGCAGAGGCTCGTCGTGCTGGTGCGCGACCGCGGGCAGCCGCCGCGCTCCGCCAGCGCCACCCTCGGCATCGCCCTGGTCGACGGCTTCTCCGACGCCCATCTGCGGGTGAGCGAGGAGGCGCCGGCCGCCGAGCCCGACGGGCCGCTGACCCTCTACCTCGTGGCCTCCCTGGCCTGCGTGTCCGCGCTGTTCCTGGCCACGGCGGTGGCCGCCGTGGTGGTGAAGGTGCGGCGGGCCTGGCGGAGCGAGGCGGAGAGCTTGCCCACGTTCCCGAAGGCTGCCACGGAGAGCAACGCGGGCTCTCTGCCCCGCAGCTACGTGTACGACGTCTGCTTCGCCGCCGGCACCGTCAACAGCGAGTTTCGGTTCCTCAGGCCgctcctgccctgcttccccgccgg GGCAGAGAGGGTCTCAGAGCCGCTGGCGGTGCCTCCCACGAGGATCCGGCACGGCTCAGCTGCTCCCCAAGGGCTCACTGACCGCGCCTCGCTGCATCCAGCTCTAGGCCCTAAGTATTCGCGTTAG
- the LOC142088949 gene encoding protocadherin beta-15-like encodes MAIARQVLCLSSLLSLPHARSEPIRYRVAEEAESGSVVANVAEDAGLAPAQLSARRARLAPEDGRQHFRLERGTGRLVVAERLDREELCGQSGTCTLPFELLLANPLQFFRVEVAVEDINDHSPVFPEERVTFKILEMSAPGSRFPLEGARDLDVGSNSIQAYSIAPDNEYFSVSFGSQSGSKKYVELVLEKPLDREEQAELGFSLIAVDGGSPPRSGTTQIHIVVLDVNDNAPVFTQELYVGQVLENAPEGSVVLSVVATDRDVGVNGDISYQFSQAVGQSHLAFTIDPTSGEIKLTKPLDFEAAEKYELSVRATDGGGLSAICRALVEVVDVNDNAPELVVSSFSSPLPENALPGTVVALFTVRDRDAGANGKISCALEDQHLFSLRPAYRNYYELVTVSALDREETARYILTVTAADAGSPPLTTTQTFTVDISDVNDNTPVFNQTSYTMFVRENNVPTALVGAVSASDADVGPNAKVTYSLAPAHPTEQDPCSCISVNSENGHVFVLRPLDYEQVRQIEVLVSASDAGSPPLSANVTVRLVVVDENDNAPLVLYPTQGSSPPSNELVPVSAAAGYLVTKVVAIDADAGQNSWLSYHLLRATDPGLFAVGAQSGEVRLRRPVTERDAVKQKLVILVRDNGQPPLSATAALSALLLNDFSDMRLPHSSLATEDEGGSLTTYLIISLVFISLLFLTSTAAFVALKVCKRKEPKGGHVVYGAGNLQSNLADAAAVGTLPHAYCYEINLTTGSGNSEFKFLKPILPNLPPQHCGMGGDTNNEQDFPRGPITADTAPDNPGTFSAEQFNSLSLN; translated from the coding sequence ATGGCGATCGCAAGGCAAGTGCTTTGTCTCTCCTCTTTGCTCTCCCTGCCGCACGCGCGCTCCGAGCCCATCCGCTACCGCGTAGCCGAGGAGGCGGAGAGCGGCTCCGTGGTAGCCAACGTGGCGGAGGACGCGGGGCTGGCCCCGGCGCAGCTCTCGGCTCGCCGCGCCCGCCTGGCCCCGGAGGACGGCCGGCAGCACTTTCGCTTAGAGCGCGGCACCGGCCGCCTCGTAGTGGCGGAgaggctggaccgggaggagctgTGCGGGCAGTCCGGGACCTGCACGCTGCCCTTCGAGCTCCTGCTGGCAAACCCGCTGCAGTTCTTTCGGGTCGAGGTGGCCGTGGAGGACATCAATGACCATTCGCCCGTTTTCCCGGAGGAACGAGTCACTTTCAAGATCCTGGAAATGAGCGCCCCGGGCTCGCGTTTCCCGCTGGAGGGGGCTCGGGATCTGGACGTTGGCAGCAACAGCATCCAGGCTTACAGCATCGCTCCCGACAACGAGTACTTTAGTGTCTCCTTTGGGAGTCAGAGTGGCAGCAAGAAGTATGTAGAACTGGTCTTGGAAAAGCCGCTAGACAGAGAGGAGCAGGCGGAGTTGGGTTTCAGTCTCATTGCCGTGGACGGGGGCTCTCCACCCAGGAGCGGGACCACCCAAATCCACATTGTTGTTCTAGATGTAAATGACAACGCTCCCGTCTTCACACAGGAGCTGTACGTTGGGCAGGTTTTGGAAAATGCCCCAGAGGGCTCTGTGGTTCTCAGCGTGGTGGCAACCGATCGGGATGTGGGTGTTAACGGGGACATCTCCTATCAGTTCAGCCAAGCGGTGGGCCAGAGTCACTTGGCATTCACTATTGACCCCACGAGCGGTGAAATTAAACTCACAAAGCCTCTGGACTTTGAGGCAGCAGAGAAATACGAGCTCAGTGTGCGGGCCACAGATGGCGGGGGCCTCTCGGCGATCTGTAGGGCGTTGGTGGAGGTGGTGGATGTGAACGACAATGCACCGGAGCTGGTGGTCAGTTCCTTCAGCAGTCCCCTCCCCGAGAACGCATTACCTGGGACAGTGGTTGCCCTCTTTACTGTCAGGGACCGGGATGCAGGTGCCAACGGGAAGATCTCCTGTGCCCTTGAGGACCAACATTTGTTCTCCCTCCGGCCAGCCTATAGGAATTACTACGAGCTGGTAACTGTGAGCGCACTGGACCGTGAAGAGACGGCTCGGTACATCCTCACTGTCACAGCAGCAGATGCGGGGTCACCTCCTCTCACAACCACCCAGACCTTCACAGTGGACATCTCCGATGTCAATGACAACACGCCTGTCTTCAACCAGACATCGTACACCATGTTCGTGCGTGAGAACAATGTCCCCACGGCACTCGTTGGAGCCGTCAGTGCCTCGGATGCTGATGTGGGGCCCAATGCCAAGGTGACCTATTCCCtggccccagcccaccccacagAGCAGGACCCCTGCTCCTGTATCTCTGTGAACTCTGAGAACGGGCACGTGTTTGTGCTGCGGCCTCTGGACTACGAGCAGGTGAGGCAGATCGAGGTCTTGGTGAGCGCCTCCGACGCGGGGTCTCCTCCCCTCAGTGCCAATGTCACTGTCCGCCTTGTCGTGGTGGACGAGAATGACAATGCGCCGCTGGTGCTGTACCCCACCCAGGGCAGCAGCCCACCATCCAATGAGCTGGTGCCTGTGTCGGCTGCGGCGGGGTACCTCGTCACCAAAGTAGTGGCCATTGATGCCGACGCAGGGCAGAACTCGTGGCTTTCGTACCACCTGCTGAGGGCCACCGACCCCGGGCTGTTTGCAGTGGGTGCCCAAAGCGGGGAGGTGAGGCTGAGGAGGCCGGTGACGGAGAGAGATGCCGTGAAGCAGAAGCTTGTCATCCTGGTGCGAGACAACGGGCAGCCACCACTGTCGGCCACTGCGGCGCTGAGCGCACTCCTGCTCAATGACTTCTCAGACATGCGACTACCGCACAGCAGCCTGGCCACGGAGGATGAGGGTGGCTCCCTGACAACctatttaataatttcattgGTCTTCATctcactcctcttcctcacatCCACAGCAGCCTTCGTGGCTCTCAAGGTGTGCAAGAGAAAGGAGCCGAAGGGTGGGCACGTGGTTTACGGTGCTGGCAACTTGCAGAGCAACCTGGCCGATGCAGCTGCTGTGGGGACCCTGCCCCACGCCTATTGCTACGAGATCAACCTCACGACGGGCTCGGGCAACAGCGAGTTCAAGTTCCTGAAGCCCATCCTCCCTAACCTGCCACCACAGCACTGTGGCATGGGTGGGGACACCAACAATGAACAAGATTTCCCCCGTGGCCCTATCACTGCGGACACGGCCCCAGACAACCCAGGGACGTTCTCTGCGGAACAGTTCAATAGTCTTTCCTTGAACTAG
- the LOC142088950 gene encoding protocadherin gamma-A10-like: MAERGGRWGRRERALLWCVLVAAWEAAWGQLRYSLPEEMPKGSFVGDVAKDLGLELPALRDHGGARVFDTGRTQYFFLDMQNGHLSTKERVDREEICAAVAKCSLNFEILVKNPMKLYRGEVEILDINDNSPSFPVRNSVLEISEYTAPGTRFPLEKAQDPDIGVNSLQNYECSGSNYFSLDVKNGDDGVKYPELILVKSLDREQQATHNLILTATDSGSPVKSGSTTIQIIVLDGNDNAPEFTEPVYKVTVREDVAVGSRVLRVTATDRDEGPNAEVKYSFFKIPEKFDKTFKLDPGSGEIEVTEKLNFEEQQFYELNVQARDAGGLSSHSKVLIKVTDVNNHVPEIVIMSVFSPVPEDTPLGTVIAIFNVQDRDSGANGQVRCSIAEHLPFRLEKSFDNYYSVVTAEELDREEVAEYNVTVRAADGGSPALWSSAVLALRVLDVNDNAPVFAEARYSARLAENNAAGALVLTVRATDADWGQNARVRYRLSEGRVRGAPLSSYVSVQAETGALYALRSFDYEEVREVGLWVRAEDGGAPARSSNVSVRLVIVDENDNAPQVLYPPPAAGAGWAGVELAPRSAEPGALVAKVVAVDADAGQNAWLSYELAKATEPGLFRVGLHSGEVRTARSPLARDAARQSLVVVVKDHGRPALSATATLTVVLAESVAELLWELGSAAAAAPGEPAGSLTRWLVVAVAAVSCLFLAFLLLLLALRLRRWRRSQLLPAGSGALRGVPASHFVGIDGVRAFLHSYSHEVSLTADSRKSQLRLSGGSCCDTLPARPPAEASGDIPTGGHVAESGGHISFQYFLVPSSQNFIANPCVSSQIRVELGNIVPRKPTSLKS; encoded by the exons ATGGCGGAGAGAGGAgggcgctggggccggcgggagcgAGCCCTGCTGTGGTGCGTCCTGGTGGCGGCGTGGGAGGCGGCGTGGGGGCAGCTGCGCTACTCGCTTCCCGAGGAGATGCCGAAGGGCTCGTTCGTGGGCGACGTGGCCAAGgacctggggctggagctgccggcgCTCCGCGACCACGGCGGCGCCCGCGTTTTCGACACAGGTAGGACGCAGTACTTTTTTTTGGACATGCAAAACGGCCACTTATCTACCAAGGAGCGGGTAGACAGAGAGGAGATATGCGCAGCTGTTGCTAAATGCTCTCTAAATTTTGAGATTCTTGTAAAAAATCCaatgaagctttacagaggggAGGTAGAAATACTGGATATTAATGATAATTCGCCGAGTTTCCCGGTAAGGAACAGCGTCTTAGAAATCAGCGAGTATACTGCACCAGGCACGCGTTTCCCGCTGGAGAAAGCTCAAGATCCCGACATAGGAGTGAACTCTTTACAGAATTACGAGTGTAGCGGGAGCAATTATTTCTCCTTGGACGTGAAAAACGGAGATGACGGTGTGAAATATCCGGAATTAATATTGGTGAAATCTTTGGATCGAGAACAGCAGGCTACTCATAATTTGATCCTTACAGCCACAGACAGTGGGAGCCCTGTGAAATCGGGATCGACCACAATCCAAATCATTGTGTTAGATGGAAATGACAACGCTCCGGAATTTACTGAGCCCGTTTATAAGGTGACCGTGAGAGAAGACGTGGCCGTGGGAAGTCGGGTGTTGCGGGTGACAGCGACTGACAGAGACGAGGGGCCAAATGCCGAGGTGAAGTATTCGTTCTTTAAAATCCCAGAGAAGTTCGACAAGACTTTTAAGTTGGATCCGGGAAGTGGAGAAATTGAGGTAACAGAGAAGCTGAATTTCGAGGAACAACAGTTCTACGAATTGAATGTGCAAGCCCGGGACGCGGGCGGACTATCGTCCCACAGTAAGGTTCTCATCAAGGTCACTGATGTGAACAACCACGTCCCCGAGATTGTCATTATGTCTGTGTTCAGTCCGGTCCCAGAAGATACACCGCTGGGGACGGTCATCGCAATTTTCAACGTCCAAGATAGGGACTCGGGGGCGAACGGCCAGGTGCGGTGCAGCATCGCCGAGCACCTCCCGTTCCGCCTGGAGAAGTCGTTTGATAATTACTACAGCGTGGTGACTGCCGAGgagctggaccgggaggaggtGGCGGAGTACAACGTGACGGTGCGGGCGGCGGACGGCGGGTCGCCGGCGCTGTGGAGCAGCGCGGTGCTGGCGCTGCGCgtgctggacgtgaacgacaacgcgccggtgtTCGCGGAGGCGCGCTACAGCGCCCGGCTGGCCgagaacaacgcggcgggcgcgcTGGTGCTGACGGTGCGGGCGACGGACGCGGACTGGGGGCAGAACGCGCGCGTGCGGTACCGGCTGTCGGAGGGGCGGGTGCGGGGCGCGCCGCTCTCGTCCTACGTGTCGGTGCAGGCGGAGACGGGCGCGCTGTACGCGCTGCGCTCCTTCGACTACGAGGAGGTGCGCGAGGTTGGGCTGTGGGTGCGGGCGGAGGACGGCGGCGCGCCGGCGCGGAGCAGCAACGTGTCGGTGCGGCTCGTGATCGTggacgagaacgacaacgcgccgcagGTGCTGTacccgccgccggcggcgggcgcgggctggGCGGGCGTGGAGCTGGCGCCGCGCTCGGCGGAGCCCGGGGCGctggtggccaaggtggtggcggtggacgcGGACGCGGGGCAGAACGCGTGGCTGTCGTACGAGCTGGCCAAGGCGACGGAGCCGGGgctgttccgcgtggggctgcacagcggcGAGGTGCGCACGGCGCGCTCCCCGCTGGCCCGCGACGCGGCGCGGCAGagcctggtggtggtggtgaaggaccACGGGCGGCCGGCGCtgtcggccacggccacgctgacGGTGGTGCTGGCCGAGAGCGTGGCcgagctgctgtgggagctgggcagcgcggcggcggcggcgccgggcgagcCGGCCGGCAGCCTGACGcggtggctggtggtggccgtggCGGCCGTGTCGTGCCTCTTCCtcgccttcctgctgctgctgctggcgctgcgcCTGCGGCGCTGGCGCCGCTCGCAGCtgctgccggcgggcagcggcgccctGCGCGGCGTGCCGGCCTCGCACTTCGTGGGCATCGACGGCGTCCGCGCCTTCCTGCACTCCTACTCGCACGAGGTGTCGCTCACCGCCGACTCGCGCAAGAGCCAGCTCCGCTTGTCGGGCGGCAGCTGCTGCGACAccctcccggcccggccgccggctGAGGCTTCAGGTGATATCCCTACGGGAGGTCACGTTGCCGAGAGTGGTGGCCACATTTCCTTTCAG TACTTCCTAGTACCCAGTTCCCAGAATTTCATTGCCAACCCCTGTGTCAGTTCTCAAATTCGGGTAGAATTGGGCAACATTGTACCCCGAAAGCCAACATCTCTGAAGTCCTAG
- the LOC142088951 gene encoding protocadherin gamma-B1-like, with amino-acid sequence MEVRPAAQGRAAAGRVALLAVLLPVCCRSAAERIRYAIPEELGRGSLVGPLARDLGLSPAELPARKLRIVSGDEKQYFTLGEDSNNLRVNERIDREGICGAVSPCVLSLEAVVENPFNIFHVSVTIQDINDNAPQFDREFVAIEMIESTPPGARFPLSSGRDPDIGANSLQNYQLTPNPLFSLVMRESPDGTKQPELVLEKSLDREKQRNHHLILMAMDGGDPVRSGTAQININVTDANDNPPVFTKEIYKVRLLENLPEGSLAFQVKATDGDEGTNAEITYSFSDITNSARQLFTLDSRTGDVKVTGPLDYEEGKYYEATVEGKDGGGLSAHAKVHVDILDVNDNAPTLSLLPILNPIPEDSVPSTVVAVINVRDRDSGDNGEVTCNIDGDLPFRLEPSSENTYKLIIASALDREKVSAYNITITARDRGSPALSSRAALVLEVSDVNDNAPVFEEAAYSAYVAENNAAGAPVLRVRARDADAGANGRVSYWLAGGSAGAAGAAAYVSVEARSGAVYAQRSFDYEQCREFAVAVRAQDGGAPARSSTATVRVFVLDRNDNAPRVLWPAAGAGAAGSAGAAGAAAGAAAAPFEVVPRSAAAGYLVAKVVAVDADAGRNAWLSYELVQAAEPALFRVGLHSGEVRTARAVSERDAAKQRLVAVVKDHGQPALSATATLHVVLAESLQEALPELSERAAGADSPAELQFYLVLALALLSALFLLSVALAVLARVRRAGPPAVLRCLGAQRFSVAGAAFPADFCEGTLPYSYNLCVAPGRAVAEGAWLPPPPPLPSLPAEELMGGEPCGKRSPSSSAGAGEPPADPDALQVCKSARSRSFP; translated from the coding sequence ATGGAGGTCCGACCAGCAGCGCAGGGCCGGGCAGCCGCCGGGCGGGTCGCGCTGCTGGCCGTGCTGCTGCCGGTGTGCTGCCGGTCGGCGGCGGAGAGGATCCGCTACGCCATCCccgaggagctgggcagaggctcGCTGGTAGGGCCACTGGCGCGGGACCTGGGGCTGAGCCCGGCGGAGCTGCCGGCGCGCAAGCTGCGGATAGTCTCTGGTGACGAAAAGCAATACTTCACTCTCGGGGAAGATAGTAATAATCTGCGGGTAAACGAGAGGATAGACCGAGAGGGCATCTGCGGGGCCGTGTCGCCCTGTGTCCTCAGTTTGGAGGCAGTCGTGGAAAACCCTTTCAATATATTTCATGTAAGCGTTACTATCCAGGATATCAATGACAATGCGCCGCAGTTTGACAGAGAATTTGTTGCCATAGAAATGATTGAGTCCACGCCTCCTGGGGCCAGGTTCCCACTGAGCAGTGGCAGAGACCCCGACATTGGGGCGAACTCATTACAAAACTACCAACTTACCCCCAACCCGCTCTTCTCCCTTGTAATGAGGGAGAGTCCCGATGGGACGAAGCAGCCGGAATTAGTGCTGGAGAAAAGCTTAGATcgagaaaaacagagaaatcaCCATTTGATACTGATGGCCATGGATGGCGGGGATCCAGTTCGATCCGGAACCGCCCAGATTAATATTAACGTGACTGACGCAAATGACAATCCGCCGGTATTCACCAAAGAGATCTACAAGGTTCGACTGCTGGAAAACCTGCCAGAGGGCTCCTTGGCTTTTCAGGTCAAAGCTACTGACGGCGACGAAGGTACAAATGCAGAAATTACCTACTCTTTCAGTGACATCACAAACAGTGCTCGCCAGCTCTTCACTCTGGACTCCAGGACAGGGGACGTGAAGGTTACAGGCCCCTTAGATTATGAAGAAGGGAAATATTACGAAGCGACTGTTGAAGGCAAGGACGGGGGCGGGCTTAGTGCGCACGCCAAAGTGCACGTAGACATTCtagacgtgaacgacaacgcgccaaCCCTTTCCCTCCTGCCTATCTTAAACCCGATACCGGAAGACTCCGTCCCGAGCACGGTTGTAGCTGTGATCAATGTCCGTGACAGAGACTCGGGGGATAACGGAGAAGTGACCTGCAACATCGACGGCGATTTGCCTTTCAGATTAGAACCGTCATCAGAGAACACCTACAAACTAATAATAGCCAGTGCCCTGGACAGAGAAAAGGTCTCCGCTTACAATATTACCATCACTGCCAGGGACCGGGGCAGCCCGGCGCTGTCCAGCCGCGCGGCGCTGGTGCTGGAGGTgtcggacgtgaacgacaacgcgccggtgtTCGAGGAGGCCGCCTACAGCGCCTATGTGGCggagaacaacgcggcgggcgcgcCGGTGCTGCGCGTGCGCGCGCGGGACGCGGACGCGGGCGCCAACGGGCGCGTGAGCTACTGgctggcgggcggcagcgcgggcgcggcgggcgcggcggcgtaCGTGTCGGTggaggcgcggagcggcgcggtgtACGCGCAGCGCTCCTTCGACTACGAGCAGTGCCGCGAGTTCGCGGTGGCGGTGCGGGCGCAGGACGGCGGGGCGCCGGCGCGGAGCTCGACGGCGACGGTGCGCGTCTTCGTGCTGGACCGCAACGACAACGCGCCGCGGGTGCTgtggccggcggcgggcgcgggagcggcggggagcgcgggggcggcgggcgcggcggcgggcgcggcggcggcgccgttcGAGGTGGTgccgcggtcggccgcggccgggtacctggtggccaaggtggtggcggtggacgcggacgcggggcgcaacgcgtggctgtcgtacgagctggtgcaggcggcggagccggcgctgttccgcgtggggctgcacagcggcGAGGTGCGGACGGCGCGGGCCGTGTCGGAGCGGGACGCGGCGAAGCAgcggctggtggccgtggtgaaGGACCACGGGCAGCCGGCGCtgtcggccacggccacgctgcaCGTGGTGCTGGCCGAGAGCTTGCAGGAGGCGCTGCCGGAGCTgagcgagcgggcggcgggcgccgacTCGCCGGCGGAGCTGCAGTTCTACCTGGTGCTGGCGCTGGCGCTCCTCTCCGCCCTGTTCCTGCTGAGCGTGGCGCTGGCCGTGCTGGCGCGggtgcgccgggccgggccgcccgccgtcCTGCGCTGCCTGGGCGCGCAGCGCTTCTCCGTGGCCGGCGCCGCCTTCCCGGCCGACTTCTGCGAGGGCACCTTGCCCTACTCCTACAACCTGTGCgtggcgccgggccgcgccgtcgCCGAGGGCGcttggctgccgccgccgccgccgctgcccagccTGCCGGCAGAGGAGCTTATGGGCGGGGAGCCCTGCGGGAAGCGGAGCCCGAGCAGCAGCGCCGGCGCGGGAGAGCCGCCCGCGGACCCCGACGCACTGCAGGTCTGTAAGTCCGCGCGCTCTCGCTCTTTTCCTTGA